From the Solea solea chromosome 7, fSolSol10.1, whole genome shotgun sequence genome, the window GTCTCAGGCAAATAAAACCGTTCTAAAACCACTTGAATCCTTATACAAAAGTGCCCTCAAAATCCATGATAAAAAGCCACGTCGTTACCATCACtgtcaataataaaacaaataaataaaaattattcaTAATGCTGTAGCTCCCCCTTTGAAAAGGTATGTTACTCTCTGCTCTGAGAAGTCAACAAGATCTGTATCTAGGGGTGAGTGAACAGTAGTGTACCCCAACGCAAAATTGTATTTGGAAGTCATCTTTTTCCTGTATAGCCATGACTCAATGGAATACTCTGCCAACAGACATTATTTCATGTAGAAGTCCCCTCACCTTCTCACATCTTGCTAAGCGTTGGCTACTGTCAGGACAGGAGTGTACACATTTAtgaattgtgtgtatgtgtgtgtgtgtgtggtggggggcaGTTTAGCCTTAAATCTTAGTGGTCATGTTGAATCTGCTTCCACGTCCTTTGTTCTGTaattttatatttgttgttgttattattctatgttgtttttatgtactaTTCAATCAACCTGCCCAGGATCTAGGTGGAAAATAGTAATCTGCTACAATGCATATTCTCTTGTTGTACAAgattaatgtaatttatttattaatttattgtgCATTGTCACGGCCttgaaaaatatattacattacattacatataatGAGATGTCAGCTAACACGCTACAATGACTAAAACAGTAGCTGAAATAAGCTGCTACGATCAACGTCGTTGCCGTCTTTCTTACCAGACCTCCAGTGTCGGGGTTGATGGTGTACGAGGAGTTGACAAACTTGGGGCTGTTTTTAGGATCCTGAGGAAGCTCCTCGCTGTTGTGGAACCAGCGGTACAGAGGAGCGGGGAAACCCTCGTTCTCCAGACATCGCAGCTCCGTCGTCGTTCCCACGGTGACAGATTCTGGAATGCTGCACCGAGGCACCACCGGTTTCACTGCaagacgggaaaaaaaaaacacgattttcaatgttcatttatttctctACAAATTTCAGAGCCTCAGTTGGAACTATTTCTGAATTTCTAACGTGTACAAGACAAGGCTACAGCTAACTGTTTGACTGTTAGCTGACTAACACCCAAAGCTGACACCATCACAAATTCATAGACCCTGAAATAAGTCAAATTAATAGGACAGGAAAAAGGGAACACAATATaagtaataattatatattatttaataaatgtgaaggtttttaagtgatcatctttttttaaggtttcaCTGAATGATCTAATAAACTGTGAAGAGAAATTTCAAGGACAAAGACATGAAAAGGAtagtttgagattttttttataagtgGTGGTGAGGTGATTATACATCAGTCAGTGTTTTACACACAGATGAGGCAAATTCATTCAAACAGTAGTTAGaaactgacattttggacaTTGCTAAAtataaatcttatactttattatccccttagggaaattattgcatttgacccatcctagaattaggatgGGTCAAATTAGGAGTAGTtcccaagttccctttccacttggccacgggctagTCTGGTAGGCAATACAATTACTGGccgtattattatcattattagtatgaatatcatcattatcattttttattatattaaaacaacaataaacagacTTTGATGTGCTATGACTGTACTGCAGTGTTCCCACATGAATGTAAATGAACTATAGATGTGGTGCACCCCGTCATCAGTGGGTTTTGTCTCCCGCCCATTGTACCTCTCACTGCAAGACTAATAAGAATCTCATCAAAGTCCCTTTGATCATCAATGGCGGCCACCTCGCAGCGATACTCCGCCGTGTCAGAGCGAGTGGTGTTGAAGATCATGATGTTGGCCGGTTCTCTGAGCTGAGCTCTGTGCTCCAGGtcgccttcacacacacagagagagagagagagagagagggagaacacTTTACAATTGCTCATTGAAACGCACAGCATCACTTCACAGAGCAAAAACAGAACATGGTGCCAACGTCTTTCAAGGaagcattcatccattcattcattcagctgaGGTTTGATTCCTTGAGAGAGAGTTTTCAAAAGAGTTTTACCTGATATCTTGTTTTGAAAGTAAACATAACTGGGAATGCCGTTTTTGATCTTTTTCCATTCAATCCTCGGGTTGTTTGTAGAAATGGACTCTATTAAACAGGTCAACTCGATGGCTGTGAGAGGAAACGCATATGAAAATGAGAACCGACATCAAAGATCGACTGGTTAGATGGCTTTTTTTTAGGATGTTCCTGAAACTTACGTTCAAACTCATTCGCCCACACAATCTTGTCCGTGGTCCGAAGCGTCACCCCGACTGACGATGGGATTTGGCCTGTGGagagagcagaaaaaaagaagaaaatatgttttagtTCTCAATGAATCAcagtatttaatttgttttattaatttggAATGCTGAGTCGGCATTTTCCACCTCATTGTTCCTGCTTCCCTTATTATTACATCATTATCTGCAAAGGCTGAGTAAAGTGAGTCTGTTGTGAGCAAAAAGGTCATGGACAAGTTGCGCTCACAGTTACTCAATTAAAACTGCTGATGCATTTCTAGGCTGTACATTTACACGCAGTACAAATCATTATCCAAAAGGGTTCCTATCAATCTTCATTTAGAAAATCCAATATCGATTAAATCTTAAAATATTGGTCATTTCCTGTATCCTCGAATGCACAATTCTCGAAGGACTGCCAGTCATTTAAGACGTTTTAAGCTTAGCTAGCTGCTGAGTTTGCAGATTTGCTTGTCATTTAAGTGTAAAGCGTAAGGAAAAAATCCAAAAAGGGTACAGATACAGGCTAAACTGGGCTCatagtgccctctgctggaaaaCCTGGCAATTGTTTCAAACTGTCTGCTGCACTTCGAGGCTGTACTGCAGAGATACACAGTACGGTCCAATTAAAAAAGGATTAATGTAACTATTTTGGGgtcaattttatttaacctaaacattaatattttaaatgatgcacGAGGTTAGCGAAAGCGAAAGTTCGTACAATTTGCAGCtttatttctgtgaaaacaCTCTAATCACTCACAATTGATATGGAAAAAAGTTTACATTTTCTCCGTTGTCATTTCGTGTCAAAACGAAATGCAGTATTCAGCATTGTTTAAAGAAGACAATCAGAATAATAATAGAATGCTAAATTAGGatactgtataaataataaagacaatgaaaacaGCCAGAAAAAATCTAAACAGGACCTTgtgaatttaaaattaaatgatcCAGAATATCACCAGTCATACTCAGCCCTTTACTCCAGTTTTTCATTTGCTATTTAATTTTTGCAGCTGATTTCAACACATCATACATCAACAATATTTGGCTTGTTCAGGGCACTCTCACTTAAATTTCACCTTTCTATCTTCTATTTAAAaccttttgaaatatttcacattttctgcaaCTTTTCCCccatagaaaatgaatggagaGGCCAGATCAACAGCATGAGCGCTCTTTACTCAACCTAATAAATGAATATTGGAGAAAATGTCAGTATGTGTACAGGCAGTTTGAGTCTAATTTCCGCAATTGTGTATGAACAATcaggattaaattaaattagtgtttaaatcaatgtgaatatttatttattattccgTCGCTGCTAAGCCTGCAGTTTTTATAATTAGTGATTTTACCTAATTCATACaaatctggggaaaaaaaaggaaagtaagTCTCTAAACGCCGAGTAACCCTGACAGCACTCACAAGCTTTAGCTGACATTATCTACCGGGCATGTTGCCGAATAAACAGAGTATTAGACAGATAAATATAGAAACTAAGAGTGTAAGAGGCCTGGGGTTTCATTTAGGGTAAACATATCCCAACAGTTAAGTCCCGTTTCTGTTTAAGAGGATAAGCACCTGGTGGCAAAATGtgcagtttttaaatgtgtcctgcaCATTACTGTGTTTTAGCAAAAACGGACTAGAATAATATGTGGacatgccactttattaggcacactgGCTCAACTGCTTGTGATGGTACGTTCCAGTCATAGTTAGAAGTTGGAATCCTAGTCGGAGGTTTCAAATGGAATGCCCCCCCTCAAGTTGGATTTACAACTCAGAAAGCCTGACAAGGGataacaaaatggctgctgctaGCATCAGTAGGAAAAACACTCTGCTACTTGGACTTTTAATAGCACTATATATTCACATACACAAACTACTGTTCAATCTTTACACATAGACGTGTTGCTACTATGTTTGCGTGCACAAAAGACCGTTGTTATAAACTGATATTACTAAAAACGGCTAACAACGGCTAGGTTAAGATATGGTTGTGCCCAAACTTCTTTACCACAACAAAATGTTGTGTCAGAATGGAGAAGAAAGTTAATTTAAAAGTTCcagttagtgacatctaatggtgagagagCAGATTGCAACCCTTTCCCAAGCACGTCAGGAGACTACGGTGGCAATACACGTACCAGGAACGATGCATCGTTGGTCTGTCTGCAAATGTGTCCTATTTttatcaacttcctgtttattgagaaattaatccgatTTTTTTGTGACGggtacatgtttacatgacatgttTATGTAAGACATTAATAACTATAAGCAGGAAAAGCTCTATACAGATCGagaaagttcttctggatccagtgggtcaaaatgtaaaagttgGTATTTAAACAGCCTTGGCCAGGCATTACTTTATCAAATGTCCTCTGTACCTAAAGTGACCAGTGCGTGAATGTCTATTCTTTTGACTTTGACTGCATTTGGGCTGAGACTGTGACTGAAGTTTAAGTGCTGACATTCAGCTTCtcaacttctttttctttgaggGTGTTACATCAGTGAATACTGAGGAGCCAGCGTGGGAGGCTTTTTCACTCACAGTCCCTCTGTGTTTTGACCTCAggtcacagcagcagaacagtgaGCATACAAATACGGCAAAGCAGGATCTTTTCCACTGCCACAGTCACTTCACCTCAGCAACAAAAACCAAGACTAAAGACTGAAAGCTCCTGAAACCACTCAAAACTCTATGTACTActgttttagttttaatgaaTGTAATCAAATAATCAATCGGATAAATTTATTTCGCACTTTTCGTATAAAATAGAGTAACTCAAAAAGATACATaggtacaaacaaaaataaaggttCACCAACAAGCCAGAACCAAAAGGATAATAAATGCTGTAAAATATATAGTTAAATCATACAAATAGTTCAGGAAACtagataaagaaataaaagtaaacctATCCTAACCTACCCATCTTCATCGtcatcacaatatttaacaatgtttttcatgtatCGCATGTTTTCCTGAATTAGTGCAGGACTGGAATCTGATAGTTGATTctgaatatttaatttaaattagaCAATTTTAGTTTTCgccattaaaataacattaaatgtcATAATCATTTCAGTATTTGGCCTCATGTGctattaaattatttattcatgatgTGAGCACTTTTCCTGGTTACAAAGTCAGACCCAGCTGTTGTTTAAAAGCCATGAAATGCTCTAAAACCAGTGTTGTTTTGGCAgtcattctagatttagtcatagttttagtcttttggactaaaacgcttattgtttgtcacattttagtcatttctatatgtgatagttttcgTCCAgatttagtcatttctatatgtgatagttttagtccaattttagtcgatgaaaactcaaaaaagtagtatagtcttttaacaaattcattttggtcaataagtattggagattactgttgggcagaaacctttaatctcaaCTTTCAACAGCTTTTTgcatgaattgatgccgacttcaACATACAACattgtcacacataagtttgacatgaaatttcctccaCCGGTGGTGCGCCACGACCGACTCTAGATCGGTTTGGAAGGGttcggggcgaaggtggtttacagcgaaCTCCCGCCCGGACCTCGGCGCTTCCCGGGGCCACGGACATGTGCACTCGCTGCGGCTTCTCCCGCCCACCTGCCCCTGGcacgactgtcgatcggagcagactgtcctcagtgcacCCCGACAGTTGCATCATCAGGGCGAGGAGCGTAAATCGTCTTGAAACATGGATCAAGtaatttttaggttttgattgacagattacgcgcacaataagcagaaatgtcGTGTACTTTCAACGTCTGacaaaccacacactgacatttacgtCCATTCTCGTCTTGTCAACGAAAACTCGCACACGTCTCGTCATGTTTTCGTCGTCAAACATGAGACGTTCATCTCGTCACCGTCTCGTTAtcgtcatgaaaaaaaggggcgtcaacaaaataatttcagcatcatcatcattgacgAAAACAACACAGTCTAAAACCCTACAGAAtaaaagaggttttttttgcttcaatAAATTGAGACACTAACTTACACTGAATTTCACTGAAAAGATAATTTATTAAAatcccccaaaacaaaacaaaacaaaacaacctcgGAAGCACAGAAATAACTTAAtttcaaaacatatttaatcaaCGTCATTTTAACCTCGTGACTTGCTTGAGTGAACGCCTTCAAGCCATCAGTGTTTACTTTGTAAATGTCAGATTATAATAGAAAGAGACACAAGTTTcctatgacaaaaataaaataacaaatctgGGCCAGGAGAATTATTggattaacaacaacaacaacgaatTACTAACAAATTAGCATAAATGTGAGCATTACAATTTATACTCCATTGAAAACACGGAGGATAAATGAGCATGTTGCCACCCTGCACTTAAACTATCATGTCTGCCTTTTTCCCCATGTTGTAATTGCTGGGTTTGGAAGAAACTAACAGCAGCTTCACACTGACTAATAAAGACATTCACAGCCTCTGCCTGTGGTTAATATGACGGGTTTACAATGAAGctgaaaatagacaataataaTCATCTGCACAGGCTCTTTTTAACTAATTAGCAACTGCAACATTCCCCATTGGCCCACTTGGGCGATCTTGTGTCTCCTCCATCCTCAGGTTCTGGGAGTCTGAGGGTTCTGCACAGTATCTTAGGACTGCCTTCTTCTGGACAGAAAGCTCAGATGTTCTTCCTAGAATCTGCTGGAGTCAGTTGCTCCCAGTTTGGGGGTTATAGACTCTCGTGCTCCTATCACCACTGGGCCCACAATTGCCTTTACACCCCACTCTCTAGCTTCTCTTTTTGAGCCCTTGGTATTTCTCAAGCTTCTCGTGTTCCAACACCCACTACAGGCATgcttccaccgagtggaacggttcagtttggtgaAGTAAGGTACCAAAataataccaaaataaccattccattttttggcacctttcccttggggtaccagaatAAAATTGTACAGTgcggtcagggtggagctagactggctggatgtcctccattattgtctgttgtgttgcgttcaatgtcgttgtttgttgttgttgcacctGTATGACGCAACATTACGTGGCACAGGCACAGGTCACAcaccgcctaccaagtaaaggttctgttctgttctgtcaaaacacaagcctgactcGGCTtcaccattccaaactgtaatatactgtaccaaaccgataagtaccatgatggaaacatagcATATGTCTGGCTGGTTAACCAGCACCAGTTTTTCTGTCTGCATCTGGAAGTCCCACAGGATCTTAGCTTTGTTGTCCTCAACCACCTTTGTAGGCGTCTACCATCTTGATCCTGGGACCTCCAGTCCAAACTTGGAGTAGCAGCACTTGGTACTGTTGTGCCATTCCATGTATGCCTACCTAACCCGGCTGTCTTTTTTACAAGTTTGTAAACAGGTGTaaaggacattattccagacctgcagtatcctgactTCACCtaaagtttacaagagcctggagtgAAACAAATGGTCGCAATcgggctttgtgacaaacatttaaCTCTGGAGTCTCTAAAGATAGAGTTGTTGTCATTGCAAGGGTAAGCATAGCATGAGCATAATGTTGCGTaacgttagcattagcaacagGCAGTATAACGTTCCTGTTCAGACaagctcttggtaaatctagtctgagtccatgatttaccaatGGCTAACCATGGAATCCGTTGCTTGTGGGTTCTCATCGCTGCGTTTTATTCTGCTACCTCAAATATGAGTGTAGTCGCTAATGATAGAGCGATACCAGCTCGGACGTCACCCCCAGGGTCAACAAGGACTTTGATGGAAACAGCCTTGTTAGCATACGACTGACCCTGAGTCATGCAACGTGACTCTGGGCCACCGTGACCGAAACATAAAGCGGACACTTACAGCCTGAAAGTAAATGTGTGTCCGGTCACATGAGCACAGCTGCAGACGCTGCTGAGATCTGACTCCCAGGTCTCTGCTGCTGACTTTCCCACTCTGTCCACGGCGAGCTATTTTTACCCAGACTGTGACTGGACGTCCTGGGAGACACGAGAAGTGCTTgtccaacaaaaaacaaaaaatatagatacaaaaacaaaaactctccCTAAAACAGAGGGCTGAAGCGAAGGAGGGCCTGTTTTGTggggacaaaataaaaaacctttcAAAAAAACTGAGTGtcttattacaaaaaaacaacaaatacacattaaaaactCATTATTTCAGTGGATTACAACATGGAAGAGTTAACGCATCACACAGaccatttgtttttataaagcTCTCTGGaacactgataaaaaaaggGCCTTGGAGGCGACCTTTGGCACAGATCGCCTCTTCCATGTCCGTTAGTCCAAAAACGTCCAACAGATACTTTCCCTCTCTTTATTTCTGCAGCACATTATAGATTATACATTGTGTAGGTTACAGAAGGTTAATGGGAAATCCAAAAATTAGGATGCAACTCATTAATAACGCAGAATAAGCTCGTATGATCATAACACTggccaaaatcactggatcagataaaaaaaggtaaaatctGATGCGATTTGTTTAAAAGAAGtaaaatactgtactgtattttatcaatatatgtataagtagaaatacagtccaaaaacatgcaatgtggggataggtaaattggacattccaaattgaccataggagtgagtgtgagagtgaatggttgtttgtctctatctgtgtgtggccctgcgatggactggcgaactgtccagggtgtaccctgcctatcgcccgatgtagctgagattggcacagcaccccccgcgaccctctggtagaggataaagcggtagatgatgactgacattttcttgtttctgtgatttttcagcttcttaaatgtgaatattttctagtttcagtgatttttcagcttcttaaatgtgaatgttttctaatttctgtgatttttcagctttttaaatgtgaatatattctagtttctgtgatttttcagcttcttaattgtgaatattttctagtttctgtgaattttcagcttctttaatgtgaatgttttctaatttctgtgatttttcagcttcttaaatgtgaatatgttctagtttctgtgatttttcagcttcttaaatgtgaatattttgtagttgctgtgatttttctgcttcttgtatgtgatgtaacaaagaaatcattaaaactgaatttgaagaaacactgattaaaatttttaaaactttctgatattttacagaCCAACAAATacttaatcgagaaaataatcaacagattaattgattatggaAATAAGTGAAGACTGTCAAGTGAACCATTGGACGGTTATGTTTTGGTAAATGCCGCATTTAGTTGTGGTTCATGCCATTACCTTTAgtaaacacagttttttttgtgcaattttgtgttttctgtcaagcTACAGGGATTTCTGAAATccaaggctatgaaaaccaatttattttcattttttaaagtaattatacGCTCATACAAATATACATTAAGTACATTTCTGCCAGTATACTCTCTGTgacaaatgttacaaactggacaaacaaaaaagtaggTCGTGGGAAAGAATAACTAAACCCGGTCAATTAACAAGACAATGCCCAACTAATTACTCAAACAGGTTTAGAATAAAAGCTATAAGAGTTACTGTATGTGCTCGGTGCCTCAGTGAAACAATGCAGGCTGTAgagaagacaataaaaaaagataatctcAGCGCTTATTTCTAATCCTGCACAAACAATACAGGTTTATTATGCACTGTTCTGAGAGAAACACGCTTTCTAAATAGCCCACATTCAACAATCTTCTTCTGGGATAATTGTGAAAACAAACCCCCT encodes:
- the jam3a gene encoding junctional adhesion molecule 3B — protein: METGRWQQPPVCPPSSSLLLSSPPPLTEQREQRFRCCCRCHPQMMRRYKMAVTRLVSCLALCSSLGQIPSSVGVTLRTTDKIVWANEFEPIELTCLIESISTNNPRIEWKKIKNGIPSYVYFQNKISGDLEHRAQLREPANIMIFNTTRSDTAEYRCEVAAIDDQRDFDEILISLAVRVKPVVPRCSIPESVTVGTTTELRCLENEGFPAPLYRWFHNSEELPQDPKNSPKFVNSSYTINPDTGGLKFRRVRKEDAGEYYCQAKNDAGHAQCPPQTMEVYDIDILGIFLKCFGAVIVFFCVTASICHYLRRGCFHKKGHNDNNYNWPAQRDGVDYGDTDEGHFRHKSSFII